One window of Chamaesiphon minutus PCC 6605 genomic DNA carries:
- a CDS encoding DUF475 domain-containing protein, whose amino-acid sequence MIDKPIELPVDIGLSTPILLLVLVALEAVLSADNAIALASISQGLVDEELRPKALNLGLIFAYVLRMTLIVGATWVVRYWQFQVLGAVYLLWLVFKYFTAGKDEDGEQQRPQYESLWQVIPIIAFTDLAFSLDSVATAIAVSSDTWLIISGATIGIILLRFMAELFIRWLEEYSHLEDAGYVAVGLVGIKLLIRALYPDLEIPEYITIGMVAIIFTWGFSERKESTSKE is encoded by the coding sequence ATGATAGACAAACCGATCGAGTTACCAGTAGACATTGGTCTGTCCACACCAATTCTGCTCTTAGTTTTAGTCGCACTAGAAGCAGTCTTATCCGCCGATAATGCGATTGCCCTAGCATCCATTTCTCAAGGCTTGGTTGACGAAGAGCTTCGTCCCAAAGCACTCAATCTCGGCCTAATTTTTGCCTATGTTCTGCGGATGACGTTAATTGTCGGCGCGACATGGGTTGTTCGCTATTGGCAATTTCAGGTTTTGGGAGCGGTTTATCTCCTATGGTTGGTGTTTAAGTACTTTACTGCCGGAAAAGACGAAGATGGCGAACAACAACGCCCTCAGTACGAGTCTCTCTGGCAAGTAATTCCGATTATCGCGTTTACAGATTTAGCTTTTTCATTAGATAGCGTGGCTACGGCGATCGCGGTTTCCAGCGATACTTGGTTGATAATCAGTGGTGCGACGATTGGGATTATCTTGCTCCGGTTTATGGCAGAGTTATTTATCCGGTGGTTGGAAGAATACTCGCATCTCGAAGACGCGGGCTATGTTGCTGTAGGTTTAGTAGGAATTAAGCTCCTGATACGCGCTCTGTATCCAGATTTAGAAATTCCGGAATATATCACGATCGGCATGGTCGCCATTATTTTTACATGGGGATTCTCCGAGCGCAAAGAATCGACATCGAAAGAGTGA
- a CDS encoding single-stranded DNA-binding protein — translation MNSCILMAEIIKNPEIRSTPDNQMEVANMVVQFAPPLGSRPGERSPTIEVVGWGNLATEMKENYKQGDRVTIEGRLQMNTIERDGYKEKRAQLIASHLYHLSTVDMPASAPTATAAASSPPARTTAKATAPRVEDLPAFDAEDGDNIPF, via the coding sequence ATGAATAGTTGCATTTTAATGGCGGAGATTATCAAAAATCCCGAAATACGTTCTACCCCTGACAACCAGATGGAAGTAGCTAATATGGTGGTGCAATTTGCGCCACCATTAGGTAGCCGTCCCGGCGAACGCTCTCCAACGATCGAAGTTGTAGGCTGGGGCAATTTAGCAACAGAAATGAAGGAAAATTACAAACAAGGCGATCGAGTGACGATTGAAGGTCGTCTGCAAATGAATACAATCGAGCGAGATGGTTATAAGGAAAAACGCGCTCAACTAATCGCCAGTCACCTATATCATCTGAGCACTGTAGATATGCCTGCATCGGCACCAACTGCAACCGCTGCTGCTAGTTCGCCCCCAGCGCGCACTACCGCTAAAGCAACTGCGCCCCGGGTTGAGGATCTTCCAGCGTTTGATGCTGAGGACGGCGATAATATTCCGTTCTAG
- the cobA gene encoding uroporphyrinogen-III C-methyltransferase, which produces MSKVYIVGAGPGDVSFLTLRAQQILTQAEILIYDALVDRGLLELVPETCVLVNVGKRGGQPSMLQSEIDAILVEYARTDRTVVRLKSGDPFIFGRVTAEIDALTAANCDYEVIPGLSTALVAPLLAGIPLTDPVLSRGFAVITAHLPDDLDWDALARIPTVVILMGTRQLAEVVAQFLKHDRSVNTPIAIIRWAGTSQQQIWVSDLGGIIDETEGVELSPSVMVVGQVVRLREYINCSASTSPISNELKLTHSQPSLIAGKTVLVTRAAGQASDFSQRLRACGARVIEMPTLEILPPSSWVDLDREIDRLNTFDWLILTSTNAVDAVFARLAVVAKDSRALAGVNIAAVGQKTAQSLKQHGITPDFIPPDFVADALVSNFPSDPHGQRILFPRVETGGREVLVREFTNLGATVVEVAAYQSQCPREIDPAVAIALQQQQIDIVTFASSKTVRNFWQLVGSSLPADWQSRVCIASIGPQTSATCRELLGRVDIEAAEYTLPGLVTALELGSPVHK; this is translated from the coding sequence ATGAGCAAAGTATATATTGTGGGTGCGGGGCCTGGAGATGTCTCTTTTTTGACGCTCCGCGCGCAACAAATTCTCACCCAAGCAGAAATATTAATTTATGATGCTTTGGTCGATCGTGGATTGCTAGAATTGGTACCAGAAACTTGCGTGCTGGTAAATGTTGGCAAGCGCGGCGGGCAGCCGAGTATGCTCCAATCAGAAATCGATGCAATATTGGTAGAGTACGCCCGTACCGATCGAACGGTGGTGCGGCTCAAGAGTGGCGATCCCTTTATTTTCGGGCGCGTTACTGCTGAGATCGATGCCCTGACTGCTGCCAACTGCGACTATGAGGTAATCCCTGGATTATCGACGGCTTTGGTTGCCCCCCTCCTGGCTGGCATTCCCCTCACCGATCCTGTCTTGAGTAGAGGTTTTGCGGTAATTACGGCTCATCTCCCCGACGATCTCGATTGGGATGCCCTAGCTAGAATCCCGACGGTAGTAATTTTAATGGGCACTAGGCAACTAGCTGAAGTAGTCGCTCAATTTTTGAAACACGACCGCTCGGTTAATACCCCAATTGCGATAATTCGCTGGGCGGGAACGTCGCAACAGCAAATTTGGGTATCGGATTTGGGCGGAATCATTGACGAAACTGAAGGAGTGGAACTGTCGCCATCGGTGATGGTTGTCGGGCAGGTAGTAAGATTGCGAGAGTACATTAACTGTAGCGCATCGACTTCGCCGATTAGTAACGAACTCAAACTAACACACTCACAGCCGAGTCTCATCGCTGGCAAAACCGTCCTGGTAACCCGTGCCGCCGGACAAGCTAGCGATTTTTCCCAGAGGCTTCGAGCGTGTGGCGCGCGCGTCATCGAAATGCCCACATTAGAGATCCTGCCCCCCAGTAGTTGGGTAGATCTCGATCGAGAAATCGATCGACTAAACACGTTTGATTGGTTAATCCTTACTTCTACCAATGCTGTCGATGCTGTCTTTGCACGGCTGGCTGTGGTGGCTAAAGACAGCCGCGCCCTCGCAGGTGTAAACATCGCCGCAGTCGGTCAAAAAACCGCCCAATCGCTGAAACAACACGGAATTACGCCCGATTTTATCCCACCCGATTTTGTTGCCGATGCGTTGGTGAGTAACTTCCCCAGCGATCCTCACGGACAAAGAATTTTATTTCCGCGCGTCGAAACTGGCGGACGCGAAGTGTTAGTGCGAGAATTTACCAATCTCGGAGCGACGGTAGTCGAAGTTGCCGCTTATCAATCGCAATGCCCACGCGAGATCGATCCTGCCGTAGCAATTGCGTTACAACAGCAGCAGATCGATATCGTTACTTTCGCCAGTTCCAAAACCGTGAGAAACTTTTGGCAATTAGTCGGTAGTAGTCTACCAGCAGATTGGCAATCGCGAGTTTGTATTGCCTCGATCGGCCCTCAAACTTCAGCTACCTGTAGAGAGCTATTGGGCAGAGTCGATATTGAAGCAGCCGAATATACATTGCCCGGTCTAGTAACAGCTTTAGAATTAGGCTCACCAGTGCATAAATAG
- the infB gene encoding translation initiation factor IF-2 yields the protein MNNGKVRIYELSKELNLDNKDLLGICEGLNIVVKSHSSSISEAEAEQIVKAAKEKFPDRHNKAPRQILTDKGDAPIAQKTEPPKSLAPTTAPANPSAPGNQSAPQRPTEPKTRILQIEHKSDIQSKPSLMPQPPVTAQQPPLRPAAPPAPAVSRPVVRPTPVGEGTPRRPETAGEAANSNRAVRTTAPVQPPAAKPQLSGPPARPNAGDNTPDEPTNNGGDSTPTVPAVRSAAPNKPIPKSQLVKNEPPGSRPAVGAPMRSPGTSAPRKPVAKTEADAPPLNRPPARIVQIKPQGTGPTRPGAPAKDGAATDKDDTPTPIDLELKRPPLRKPVNKGKGWSKEEEEVETAKAKLPAKGKRVKTVVIDDDDDDDDLDGNDNTTETIVSLSIARPAKQKIGTGGGIRPAAVPAQRKKPVMKGDQQAKERSGNNKREQKSTVEKPESITLMGSITVRDLAEMLMVPETEIVKQLFFKGMAISVTQILDVDTATMVAEEMDVAVVTGVEQAAATKVTEMLDVEDLDLLQRRPPVVTIMGHVDHGKTTLLDAIRSTKVAQGEAGGITQHIGAYHVDMEHEGQTQQVVFLDTPGHEAFTAMRARGARVTDIAILVVAADDGVRPQTIEAIRHAQAAEVPIIVAINKIDKPGANPARVKQELIAFNLQSEDLGGDTIMVEVSALKGENLDTLLEMILLVADIEDLQANPDRTARGTVIEAHLDKAKGPVATLLVQNGTLRVGETLVAGHVFGKVRAMVDDRLARVEAAGPSFAVEVLGLSDVPQAGDEFEVFVEKEARAIADVRSAERRQSRLQQMMASRRVTLNSLSAKAQEGELKELNLILKADVQGSVEAILGSLRQLPQNEVQVRVLLSAAGEITETDVDLAAASGAVIIGFNTTLASGARAASDEAGVDVREYNIIYALLSDIQGAMEGLLDPEQVEEPLGQVEVRAVFQAGRGNIAGCYVLSGKALRNCSIRVLRKSQLVYEGTLDSLKRVKDDVREVNAGFECGIRLDKFNDWQEGDIIETFQMVSKRRTLSPV from the coding sequence ATGAACAACGGCAAAGTCAGAATTTACGAATTGTCAAAGGAATTGAATTTGGATAATAAGGATTTATTGGGGATTTGCGAAGGCTTGAATATTGTAGTCAAAAGCCACAGCAGCAGTATCTCTGAAGCAGAAGCAGAGCAGATCGTCAAAGCCGCCAAAGAGAAATTCCCCGATCGTCACAACAAAGCTCCCCGTCAGATTCTTACTGACAAGGGAGATGCTCCGATTGCCCAAAAAACCGAGCCGCCCAAATCACTAGCCCCAACTACTGCCCCTGCCAATCCGTCTGCGCCCGGAAACCAAAGCGCGCCACAACGACCAACAGAACCCAAAACCAGAATTTTGCAAATCGAACACAAGAGCGATATCCAGTCCAAACCATCCTTGATGCCACAACCGCCTGTGACAGCACAGCAACCGCCATTAAGACCTGCCGCACCGCCCGCGCCTGCGGTCAGCCGACCTGTAGTCCGTCCGACACCCGTGGGTGAAGGTACCCCGCGCCGTCCAGAAACTGCTGGCGAAGCAGCTAATTCCAATCGCGCGGTCAGAACGACCGCCCCAGTGCAGCCGCCAGCAGCAAAACCCCAACTATCTGGCCCCCCAGCCCGTCCCAATGCTGGCGATAATACCCCAGACGAGCCGACAAACAATGGCGGCGATAGCACCCCTACGGTGCCTGCCGTTCGCTCCGCAGCTCCAAATAAACCGATTCCTAAATCCCAACTAGTCAAGAACGAACCCCCTGGCAGCCGCCCCGCAGTTGGTGCGCCGATGCGGAGTCCGGGGACTAGTGCCCCACGCAAGCCAGTTGCCAAAACAGAAGCTGATGCTCCACCGCTGAACCGTCCGCCAGCGCGGATCGTGCAGATCAAACCTCAAGGCACAGGACCCACTCGACCGGGCGCGCCAGCCAAAGACGGTGCGGCCACAGATAAAGATGATACGCCAACGCCGATCGATCTCGAACTCAAGCGGCCACCGCTGAGAAAACCAGTCAATAAGGGCAAAGGCTGGAGCAAAGAAGAAGAAGAAGTCGAGACCGCTAAGGCAAAATTGCCAGCTAAAGGGAAGCGCGTTAAAACGGTTGTCATCGATGATGATGATGATGATGACGATTTGGATGGTAACGATAATACGACAGAGACGATCGTCAGTCTGTCGATCGCGCGGCCTGCCAAGCAGAAGATCGGGACGGGCGGCGGCATTCGACCAGCAGCAGTTCCCGCACAACGTAAAAAACCCGTGATGAAGGGGGATCAACAGGCTAAGGAGCGCAGCGGAAACAACAAACGCGAACAAAAGAGCACTGTTGAAAAACCCGAATCGATTACCCTCATGGGTAGCATCACCGTCCGAGATTTAGCTGAGATGCTGATGGTACCGGAAACGGAAATCGTCAAACAGCTCTTCTTTAAAGGGATGGCCATTAGCGTCACGCAGATTCTCGATGTCGATACCGCCACCATGGTCGCCGAAGAAATGGACGTCGCCGTCGTGACAGGTGTCGAACAAGCTGCGGCGACAAAAGTTACCGAAATGCTCGATGTGGAAGACTTAGACTTGCTCCAACGTCGTCCGCCAGTAGTCACGATCATGGGTCACGTCGATCATGGTAAGACTACATTACTCGACGCCATTCGATCGACCAAAGTAGCTCAAGGCGAAGCTGGAGGGATCACCCAACATATCGGTGCTTACCACGTCGATATGGAACATGAAGGCCAAACTCAACAGGTCGTATTCCTCGATACGCCAGGTCACGAAGCCTTCACCGCCATGCGCGCGCGCGGTGCGCGGGTGACAGATATTGCCATCCTCGTCGTAGCTGCTGATGATGGCGTCCGTCCGCAAACGATCGAAGCAATTCGGCACGCACAAGCCGCTGAAGTGCCGATTATCGTCGCCATCAATAAAATCGATAAACCAGGTGCCAACCCGGCTCGTGTCAAACAGGAACTGATCGCCTTCAACCTCCAGTCGGAAGATCTGGGTGGGGATACGATCATGGTCGAAGTCAGTGCTCTCAAAGGCGAGAACCTCGATACCCTACTCGAAATGATTCTACTGGTCGCCGATATCGAAGATCTCCAAGCTAACCCCGATCGTACCGCTCGCGGTACCGTCATTGAAGCTCACCTCGACAAAGCCAAAGGCCCCGTTGCCACCCTGTTGGTGCAAAACGGTACTTTACGCGTCGGGGAAACTTTAGTTGCCGGACACGTATTCGGGAAAGTCCGGGCGATGGTAGACGACCGATTAGCCCGCGTCGAAGCTGCTGGTCCCTCATTCGCAGTAGAAGTCCTCGGTTTGAGCGATGTCCCTCAAGCGGGCGATGAATTTGAAGTCTTCGTCGAAAAAGAAGCTCGCGCTATTGCCGATGTCCGTTCTGCCGAACGCCGTCAATCGCGACTCCAACAGATGATGGCTTCCCGCCGCGTCACTCTCAACAGCTTGTCTGCTAAAGCTCAAGAAGGCGAACTCAAAGAACTCAACCTGATCCTCAAAGCTGACGTTCAAGGTTCCGTCGAAGCAATTCTCGGTTCGCTGCGCCAGCTACCTCAAAATGAAGTCCAAGTGCGCGTATTGCTCTCCGCAGCAGGCGAAATCACCGAAACTGACGTAGATTTAGCCGCAGCCAGTGGTGCCGTCATTATCGGCTTCAATACTACCTTAGCCAGCGGCGCGCGTGCGGCCTCTGATGAGGCTGGTGTCGATGTCCGCGAGTACAACATCATCTATGCCCTCCTCAGCGATATTCAAGGCGCGATGGAAGGTCTCCTCGACCCCGAGCAAGTCGAAGAACCCTTGGGTCAAGTGGAAGTTCGGGCGGTATTCCAAGCCGGACGGGGCAACATTGCCGGATGTTATGTCCTCTCAGGTAAAGCCCTGCGCAACTGTAGCATTCGCGTTCTCCGCAAAAGTCAGTTGGTGTACGAAGGTACGCTCGACTCCCTCAAGCGTGTCAAAGATGACGTGCGTGAAGTTAATGCTGGCTTTGAATGCGGTATCCGCTTAGACAAGTTCAATGACTGGCAAGAAGGCGACATCATCGAAACCTTCCAAATGGTCAGCAAACGTCGGACGTTATCACCTGTATAG
- a CDS encoding exonuclease domain-containing protein, whose protein sequence is MSYISIDVEADGPIPGDYSMISFGAVVVEPSLAKTFYAQLKPISDKWIPEALEVSKFTRAETLTFEDPQVVMSRFADWIDASSSGRALFIADNNGFDWQFINWYFHHFYGQNPFGHTSNNLGSLYKGIVKDTFVNFKHLRKTAHTHNALDDARGNAEALLQLKQDFGLKISLK, encoded by the coding sequence ATGAGTTATATATCGATCGATGTGGAGGCTGATGGCCCAATTCCTGGTGATTATTCAATGATTTCCTTTGGGGCTGTCGTTGTCGAGCCATCACTGGCTAAAACATTTTATGCGCAACTCAAACCAATATCAGACAAGTGGATTCCCGAAGCTTTAGAAGTTAGTAAATTTACCCGCGCAGAAACATTAACATTTGAAGATCCGCAAGTTGTAATGTCAAGATTTGCCGACTGGATTGATGCATCAAGTTCTGGGCGAGCTTTGTTTATTGCCGACAATAATGGGTTTGATTGGCAGTTTATAAATTGGTATTTTCATCATTTCTACGGTCAAAATCCATTTGGACACACTTCTAATAATCTCGGCTCCCTTTACAAAGGAATCGTTAAAGATACATTTGTAAATTTTAAGCATTTACGAAAAACTGCACATACACATAATGCGCTAGATGATGCTAGAGGCAATGCCGAAGCACTTTTACAACTAAAACAAGACTTCGGCCTAAAAATTAGTTTAAAATGA
- a CDS encoding HNH endonuclease codes for MSKVLVLNASYEPLNITGWRRAVILMLKGKAEQVEHNGKYLAKDFPLPTVIRLRHYVTVPYREIPLTRRNVLNRDNHSCQYCGHKGDGLTLDHVIPRSRGGPDTWENLITACMRCNVKKGNRTPKEANLPLYTQPRRPYSSLHYEAVTHINNGSHAEWRKYIIGI; via the coding sequence ATGAGCAAAGTGCTGGTGTTAAATGCTTCCTACGAGCCGCTCAACATCACTGGTTGGCGACGTGCGGTAATCTTGATGCTCAAAGGCAAGGCAGAACAAGTCGAACACAATGGTAAATATTTAGCAAAAGACTTTCCACTGCCAACGGTGATTCGCCTACGGCATTATGTGACCGTGCCCTATCGAGAGATTCCGCTGACCCGCCGCAATGTGCTCAATCGCGACAATCATTCTTGTCAATACTGCGGTCATAAGGGCGACGGTTTGACGCTGGATCATGTGATTCCCCGCTCGCGTGGTGGTCCAGATACCTGGGAAAATTTAATTACGGCATGTATGCGCTGCAATGTCAAAAAGGGTAACCGGACGCCGAAGGAAGCTAATTTACCGCTTTACACCCAGCCGCGCCGACCCTATAGCAGTCTGCACTATGAGGCGGTAACTCATATTAATAACGGCTCTCATGCCGAATGGCGTAAGTATATTATTGGAATTTGA
- a CDS encoding class I SAM-dependent methyltransferase — MVATLTKLTYQTLQQGKSYLSFAHKMLSIQARKALKPNELPTIPVPPQLITELQQRVDKLQAVDWQDAENGVYPTSLLFDEPWVDYLRQYPSLVVDMPSIWQRADSKRYQDFDRTIETDGYPSYYVQNFHHQTGGYLSDMSANLYDLQVEILFGGSADAMRRRILAPLQAGLKAFSDVPAKQIRILDAACGTARTLRGVRAMLPQASLFGVDLSGAYLRKANEQLADMPGELVQLLQGNIEELPYVDNYFHAVTCVFLFHELPPAVRQKAIDECYRVLKPGGTFVICDSIQISDSPQMEAMMHMFHETFHEPYYRSYMDDNLVERLHKAGFTEVLPTEVHFMSKYLVAKKPLS, encoded by the coding sequence ATGGTCGCTACACTCACTAAGCTGACGTACCAGACACTTCAACAAGGTAAGAGCTACTTAAGCTTCGCCCACAAAATGCTCAGTATTCAGGCTCGTAAGGCTCTCAAGCCCAACGAGTTGCCAACGATCCCCGTGCCACCCCAATTAATTACCGAGCTTCAGCAGCGCGTTGACAAACTTCAGGCAGTAGACTGGCAAGATGCAGAAAACGGTGTATATCCCACCAGCTTGCTATTCGACGAACCTTGGGTAGATTATCTGCGCCAATATCCTTCATTAGTCGTCGATATGCCCAGCATTTGGCAGCGCGCTGACTCCAAAAGGTATCAAGATTTCGATCGCACGATCGAAACTGATGGCTATCCTAGCTACTACGTGCAAAATTTTCACCATCAGACTGGCGGCTACTTAAGCGACATGTCTGCTAACTTGTACGATTTACAAGTAGAAATTTTGTTCGGTGGTAGTGCAGATGCCATGCGCCGCCGCATCTTGGCTCCGCTCCAGGCTGGCTTAAAAGCCTTTAGTGACGTTCCTGCTAAGCAAATTCGGATTTTGGATGCTGCCTGCGGTACGGCACGCACCCTGCGCGGTGTGCGGGCGATGTTGCCTCAAGCTTCGCTATTTGGCGTCGATTTATCTGGGGCATATTTACGCAAAGCTAACGAGCAGCTCGCAGACATGCCTGGAGAGTTGGTGCAGTTACTACAAGGCAATATTGAAGAGTTGCCTTATGTAGATAACTACTTCCATGCCGTCACCTGTGTCTTCTTATTCCACGAACTTCCGCCTGCGGTGCGCCAAAAAGCGATCGATGAATGCTACCGCGTACTCAAGCCCGGTGGTACGTTCGTTATTTGCGATTCGATTCAAATCAGCGATTCGCCCCAGATGGAAGCAATGATGCACATGTTCCACGAAACTTTCCACGAGCCTTATTATCGCAGTTACATGGACGACAATCTGGTCGAGCGGCTGCACAAGGCTGGCTTTACAGAAGTTTTGCCCACAGAAGTGCATTTTATGAGTAAGTACTTGGTGGCTAAAAAGCCGTTGAGCTAG
- a CDS encoding aldo/keto reductase, with translation MATTILGNTGIEVTPIGFGTWAWGDSLFWGYGKDYGEMELRQAFQAAVDRGITFLDTAEVYGLGKSEELIGKFVKETHATTQIATKYMPLPWRFRKEDVADAVTNSLKRLKMPSIDLYQVHFPAPSFLSQEGLMDALADEVEQGRIKAVGVSNYSAQQLREAHRLLARRGVPLAVNQMRYSLITREIETNGVLAAARELNVTILAYSPLAQGLLTGKYTASNPPTGARSLDKRFQTAGLQKLQPVLTKLTELGDKYSKTPAQVALNWLMCQPGVIPIPGIKTATQVEQNAGAVGWELSAEEVMELRYLG, from the coding sequence ATGGCAACGACTATCCTGGGTAATACTGGCATTGAAGTGACACCGATCGGATTTGGCACCTGGGCTTGGGGTGATTCTCTCTTTTGGGGGTATGGTAAGGATTACGGCGAAATGGAGTTGCGGCAGGCTTTTCAAGCCGCAGTCGATCGAGGAATTACCTTTCTAGATACCGCTGAAGTGTATGGCTTGGGCAAGTCTGAAGAACTAATCGGTAAATTTGTTAAAGAAACTCACGCGACCACCCAAATTGCGACTAAATACATGCCGCTCCCATGGCGATTTCGCAAAGAAGATGTCGCCGATGCTGTTACTAACAGTCTCAAACGTCTGAAAATGCCTTCGATCGATCTCTATCAAGTCCATTTTCCGGCTCCGTCATTTTTGAGTCAAGAAGGGTTGATGGATGCACTAGCGGACGAAGTAGAGCAGGGGCGAATTAAGGCTGTCGGGGTGAGCAACTATAGTGCTCAACAACTCCGCGAAGCTCATCGGTTGCTAGCTCGGCGCGGCGTGCCTTTAGCTGTCAATCAAATGCGCTATTCGCTGATTACCCGCGAAATTGAAACGAATGGGGTACTAGCTGCCGCTCGCGAGCTGAATGTAACAATTTTAGCGTATAGTCCTCTAGCACAAGGACTATTAACAGGTAAGTATACCGCTAGCAACCCGCCTACTGGCGCGCGCAGTCTCGACAAACGCTTTCAGACGGCTGGATTGCAGAAACTGCAACCAGTCTTAACTAAGCTTACAGAACTGGGCGATAAGTATTCCAAAACTCCCGCTCAAGTGGCCCTTAATTGGTTGATGTGTCAGCCAGGTGTAATTCCGATTCCAGGGATTAAAACTGCCACTCAGGTGGAGCAAAATGCTGGTGCTGTGGGTTGGGAATTGTCCGCAGAAGAAGTAATGGAGTTGCGCTATCTGGGTTAA
- a CDS encoding DUF6559 family protein, whose product MRSLPRSTSSIVAANNFAQRDRVTRCDPNLPDEFMANIFQTALSTLVAKFEKPHKYRAIRVYARRIGRLLQAKYGKQETYTPIQVKTTIVEWGYTTNYDCFGLAMYCNELDFTEYHRASGESYNYAAMRGEIGNCLFGTNVDFSPSSLIDTDFSFDATGHHHDAGSHSHIDTHDLHHYGGSAELGHTHDNCGGHAGGDFGGGWD is encoded by the coding sequence TTGCGATCTTTGCCGCGATCGACATCCAGTATTGTAGCAGCAAATAACTTTGCTCAGCGCGATCGAGTGACACGATGCGATCCAAATTTACCAGATGAATTTATGGCTAATATTTTCCAAACAGCTTTATCTACTCTCGTCGCTAAGTTTGAAAAACCACATAAATATCGTGCGATCCGAGTTTACGCTCGCCGGATCGGACGATTATTACAGGCTAAATATGGCAAACAAGAAACCTATACTCCCATTCAAGTCAAAACTACCATTGTCGAATGGGGATATACTACTAATTACGATTGTTTTGGACTAGCGATGTATTGTAATGAGCTTGATTTTACTGAATATCATCGCGCCAGCGGTGAATCTTATAATTATGCTGCGATGCGCGGCGAAATCGGCAATTGTTTGTTCGGTACAAATGTAGATTTTAGTCCGTCTAGTTTAATCGACACAGATTTTAGTTTTGACGCGACTGGACACCATCATGATGCTGGTAGCCATTCGCATATAGACACCCACGATCTCCACCATTATGGTGGATCGGCCGAGCTGGGACACACCCACGATAATTGCGGCGGACATGCTGGTGGGGATTTTGGTGGGGGATGGGATTAG
- the alr gene encoding alanine racemase, whose protein sequence is MDDRFSSETVIKSIDLEWEQQRAWVEIDRAALVHNVRQVRSLLKPDTQMMAVVKADAYGHGAIDVARTLVAAGVDWLAVATVPEGIELRAAGIVAPILLLGAIHTDIQVRAIVQWNLQPTICTIPQAITISKSVAALNLDKPLNIHLKLDTGMSRLGANWQQAETFYREVSSLPYLKIGSLYSHLATADAIDRTVMDMQLDRFARSIAAIENAGYAPPLLHLANSAGILTTDRSHYQLVRPGLILYGLCPAPHLQSKIDLQPVLSVKARVSQVKEITAGTGVSYGYRFIADRDMQIAVIEIGYADGVPRRLSNRMQAIVRGQLVPQIGTITMDRLMLDVSQIPDLQVDEIVTILGRDGSVYISADDWANEVETISWEILCGFKPRLPRANKDEEPKNA, encoded by the coding sequence ATGGACGATAGATTTTCCAGTGAAACAGTTATAAAATCGATCGATCTTGAGTGGGAGCAACAACGGGCGTGGGTGGAAATCGATCGAGCTGCGCTGGTGCATAATGTCCGTCAGGTGAGAAGTTTGCTCAAACCCGATACCCAAATGATGGCAGTAGTCAAAGCCGATGCTTACGGGCATGGTGCGATCGATGTCGCTCGGACTCTAGTAGCTGCTGGTGTCGATTGGTTGGCGGTGGCGACGGTGCCAGAAGGGATCGAACTTAGAGCAGCCGGAATTGTCGCACCGATTTTGTTGCTGGGTGCGATCCATACTGACATTCAAGTTCGCGCGATCGTCCAGTGGAATCTGCAACCCACAATCTGTACTATTCCTCAAGCAATTACGATCTCAAAATCTGTCGCCGCATTAAATTTAGATAAACCTCTGAATATTCATCTCAAACTCGATACGGGGATGTCCAGATTGGGAGCAAATTGGCAGCAGGCGGAGACTTTTTATCGTGAGGTGAGTAGTTTGCCGTATTTGAAAATCGGTAGCTTATACTCGCATTTGGCCACCGCTGATGCGATCGATCGGACGGTAATGGACATGCAACTCGATCGTTTCGCCCGATCGATTGCGGCAATTGAGAATGCTGGCTATGCGCCGCCTTTACTACATTTAGCAAATTCCGCAGGCATTTTAACGACCGATCGATCGCATTACCAATTAGTGCGACCGGGGTTAATTTTATATGGATTGTGCCCAGCACCACACTTGCAGTCAAAAATCGACCTTCAGCCAGTACTGAGTGTCAAAGCCAGAGTCAGTCAAGTTAAAGAAATTACAGCGGGAACTGGCGTCAGTTACGGATATCGGTTTATTGCCGATCGAGATATGCAAATAGCAGTTATTGAAATCGGCTATGCAGACGGCGTCCCGCGTCGATTGTCGAATCGGATGCAAGCGATCGTTAGAGGGCAACTCGTACCTCAAATCGGCACGATTACGATGGATCGACTAATGTTAGATGTCAGTCAGATCCCCGATCTTCAGGTAGACGAGATCGTCACAATTTTGGGAAGAGATGGCAGCGTATATATTAGCGCGGATGACTGGGCAAATGAGGTAGAGACGATCTCTTGGGAAATTCTGTGTGGATTTAAGCCGCGATTGCCGCGCGCTAACAAGGACGAGGAACCAAAGAATGCCTAG